In one Denitratisoma sp. genomic region, the following are encoded:
- a CDS encoding FecR family protein translates to MPNELKMKQSSAVLMAALAAAFPLTGQAAGAARVDFALGDVRALAPDGRSRALAKGAEVASGETIDTGNGRAQVRFSDGAQVSLQPQTQFRIDNYQFSGKTDGSEKGFFSLIKGGLRTITGLVGRSNRDNYKVTTTVATIGIRGTEYSVTYGNSISVSTGEGIVEVCNAAGCLIVNSGETARVENNDTRPVLTDKKAELPPPPAQEGQLPGFTAGNDTSSSGAPAGLIPVLPSGPGYALALAGEFKDAFESGPMIGIFNHYSTSQATFDAGGALTNYDGGQGYTATAGTVVGALSDGTLGWGRWGSGTIYDNGVVDEEMHNVHYVIGMPTPDADMSALQLAGMAGTYSLIGYTYPTAYNAGTGVTTVGTQPVTGSLTAEFGLGTVSGNLSVPMDAHVYTSAWSATMGSGPYTVPAFFFGGGTVSGGACSTAGCSSSIAGFFAGAMASHAGLTYQFMGTDYGDISGAAAFRQTSTVSSTALPPPPTPTTVAGYTLAGIGQIGGVSDRGLFPGDAMSTSATFLAGQQQSFYAFDGTDSYTFTQGTPVGMLTDGVLGWGRWVDGTYTDGGGTTPMQHVHYVGGMPTPTADMSALQIANTTATYSLTGFTYPTAWDNATTTFGTQPVTGSITANFGSYLIDGSLTVPLGANTYTAIWAGTIGSNGGWPVSVSSPSSFSGTTYATSTGADCGACGCYTNVQGFFSGANAARAGLIYDIGGTQYGSIHGAAAFTKN, encoded by the coding sequence ATGCCGAACGAATTGAAGATGAAGCAATCCAGCGCCGTGCTGATGGCGGCCTTGGCCGCAGCCTTTCCGCTGACCGGGCAGGCGGCTGGCGCGGCGCGCGTCGATTTTGCCCTCGGCGATGTCAGGGCGCTTGCCCCGGATGGCCGCAGCCGGGCACTGGCCAAGGGAGCCGAAGTCGCCAGCGGCGAGACCATCGACACCGGCAACGGACGCGCCCAGGTGCGCTTCTCGGACGGCGCCCAGGTATCGCTGCAGCCGCAGACCCAGTTCCGCATCGACAACTATCAGTTCAGCGGCAAGACGGATGGCAGCGAGAAGGGATTCTTCAGCCTGATCAAGGGCGGCCTGCGCACCATCACCGGCCTGGTCGGCCGCAGCAACCGCGACAACTACAAGGTCACGACGACGGTTGCGACGATCGGCATCCGCGGTACGGAATACTCTGTCACCTACGGCAACAGCATCAGCGTCAGCACCGGCGAAGGGATTGTCGAAGTCTGCAATGCCGCCGGCTGCCTGATCGTGAACAGCGGCGAGACGGCCCGCGTCGAGAACAATGACACACGGCCGGTCCTGACGGACAAGAAGGCGGAACTGCCGCCGCCGCCGGCGCAGGAGGGGCAGCTTCCCGGTTTTACCGCCGGCAACGACACTTCCAGCAGCGGCGCGCCGGCCGGCCTGATCCCGGTGTTGCCTTCGGGACCGGGTTATGCTCTGGCGTTGGCGGGCGAGTTCAAGGACGCATTCGAGAGCGGACCGATGATAGGGATTTTCAACCACTACTCGACTTCGCAGGCCACCTTCGATGCCGGCGGCGCGCTGACAAATTACGATGGCGGACAAGGTTATACGGCGACGGCCGGGACAGTTGTCGGCGCGTTATCCGACGGCACGCTGGGCTGGGGCCGCTGGGGAAGCGGCACCATCTATGACAACGGTGTGGTGGATGAGGAGATGCACAATGTGCATTACGTCATCGGCATGCCGACGCCGGACGCCGACATGTCCGCGTTGCAATTAGCCGGCATGGCGGGCACCTATTCGCTGATCGGCTACACGTATCCCACCGCCTACAACGCCGGCACTGGCGTGACGACCGTCGGCACCCAACCCGTTACTGGCAGCCTGACTGCCGAATTCGGCCTGGGTACCGTTTCCGGCAACCTCAGCGTGCCGATGGACGCCCATGTCTACACATCGGCGTGGTCGGCCACCATGGGATCGGGACCCTATACCGTACCTGCATTTTTCTTTGGTGGCGGCACGGTCAGCGGCGGTGCCTGTTCCACGGCCGGTTGCAGTTCTTCCATTGCAGGCTTTTTCGCAGGCGCGATGGCTTCACATGCTGGCTTGACCTACCAGTTCATGGGAACCGATTATGGCGACATCAGCGGTGCAGCGGCGTTCCGGCAGACGAGCACAGTAAGCTCAACAGCCTTGCCGCCGCCACCTACGCCGACAACTGTGGCGGGCTATACGCTTGCGGGAATCGGCCAAATCGGAGGGGTGAGCGACAGGGGCCTGTTTCCCGGCGACGCCATGTCGACCAGCGCGACGTTCCTCGCCGGCCAACAGCAGAGCTTCTATGCCTTTGACGGGACGGACAGCTACACTTTCACCCAGGGCACACCGGTCGGCATGCTCACCGACGGTGTTCTGGGCTGGGGGCGCTGGGTCGATGGCACCTATACCGACGGCGGCGGCACGACGCCCATGCAGCATGTGCATTACGTCGGCGGCATGCCAACGCCAACGGCTGACATGAGCGCATTGCAAATCGCGAATACGACAGCCACCTACTCGCTCACGGGCTTTACCTATCCAACCGCTTGGGACAATGCGACAACCACCTTCGGCACTCAGCCAGTTACTGGCAGCATCACGGCGAATTTCGGATCCTATTTGATTGACGGCAGTCTCACCGTGCCACTGGGCGCCAATACCTACACGGCGATTTGGGCCGGAACAATTGGCAGCAACGGCGGCTGGCCTGTATCTGTTTCATCGCCGTCCTCGTTCTCCGGGACTACGTATGCAACTTCTACCGGCGCTGATTGCGGAGCTTGTGGCTGTTATACCAATGTCCAGGGGTTCTTCTCCGGTGCAAATGCCGCCCGTGCCGGCCTGATCTATGATATCGGGGGCACGCAATACGGTTCCATCCACGGCGCAGCCGCTTTCACGAAAAACTGA
- a CDS encoding tetratricopeptide repeat protein, whose product MGTTPGRATESALDRASALLHQGKHEEAEATALQAIGDEPDFAARAWFLVGAARHRLQRPEAALAAMLHALSFDPAQDEALRACAILYLELKRPREALPLAEDLCRRHPGDISTIVDAGIILEEVGDLPAALARYDAALRLSPRDYRARLNRGALLSRLGRLKDALLDNQTLVRSHVGSAAAHYNLADVLLRLDRYADALAAVERALRLAPATAEYHMLRGLVLAMLERDAEASASFMRAHELNPEGARRYRAAAASTVGLAKEDGLTRDPRQIRLARLLERQKTCDWGERDRLIRGMRELAGDIRRASSPIEEMGLYHTALSLPLSAGEQQALAQGISSALKIRLGDRPPATFASRRGNRIRLGFLSPNFREHPSAQQHGRHFALRDRSCFEVFAYSLHQGEGELRKRIVESCDEFREVSELGDREIAACIAYDGIDILVDLAGHMDFSRPEVLALRPAPLRVSYMGLPATMGRELIDYRITDHFTTTHEEIAWWSEKLVFLPDTLWIYNDLEVIDSKTPSRIECGLPERGFVFCCFNTAYKIEPDVFSVWMHLLLRVPGSVLWLLEAGPETSRNLLREAAARGVGQERLVFAPRLPRAAHLARHVCADLFLDTFYCGAHTTTADALWGGLPVLNWAGNTMASRIGASIVRAAGLPELIASDHVSYEDAAFRLATHPDELGALRERLARMRESGTLFDTSHRVRELDQAFLMMWERHAAGLSPESFAVPPLDGPAR is encoded by the coding sequence ATGGGCACGACACCAGGCCGAGCAACTGAGTCGGCGCTGGATAGGGCGTCGGCGCTGTTGCACCAAGGCAAGCATGAGGAAGCCGAGGCGACTGCCCTGCAGGCAATCGGGGACGAGCCTGATTTCGCCGCCCGTGCCTGGTTTCTTGTCGGCGCCGCCCGCCATCGTTTGCAGCGCCCGGAGGCCGCCTTGGCCGCCATGCTGCATGCACTCTCCTTCGATCCGGCGCAGGACGAAGCACTACGGGCCTGCGCCATCCTTTACCTTGAACTGAAGCGGCCCAGGGAAGCGCTACCGCTTGCGGAGGACCTTTGTCGGCGGCACCCGGGGGATATCAGCACGATCGTCGATGCCGGGATCATTCTGGAAGAAGTGGGCGATCTGCCGGCGGCGCTGGCGCGATACGATGCTGCGCTGAGATTATCCCCACGGGACTACCGCGCACGCCTCAATCGCGGCGCCCTGCTGTCGAGGCTTGGCCGCCTGAAAGACGCGCTGCTGGACAACCAGACCCTGGTGCGCAGCCATGTCGGCAGCGCGGCGGCACACTACAATCTCGCCGATGTCCTGCTGCGTCTTGACCGCTATGCGGACGCGCTGGCTGCGGTCGAACGTGCCTTGCGCCTGGCGCCGGCAACCGCCGAGTACCACATGCTGCGTGGCCTCGTTCTGGCAATGCTGGAACGTGATGCGGAAGCAAGCGCCTCGTTTATGCGCGCCCATGAATTGAATCCGGAAGGTGCGCGGCGCTACCGGGCTGCCGCTGCGTCCACCGTCGGGCTTGCCAAAGAAGACGGACTGACCCGTGACCCGCGCCAGATTCGCTTGGCGCGCTTGCTGGAAAGACAGAAAACCTGCGACTGGGGCGAACGGGATCGGTTGATCCGCGGCATGCGCGAGTTGGCAGGCGATATACGCAGGGCATCATCGCCCATCGAGGAGATGGGCCTCTATCATACGGCGCTATCCTTGCCGCTGAGCGCTGGAGAACAGCAGGCGCTGGCGCAGGGCATCTCTTCGGCCTTAAAGATTCGTCTGGGGGATCGCCCCCCAGCGACTTTTGCCTCTCGGCGTGGGAACAGGATTCGCCTTGGATTTCTGTCCCCCAATTTCCGCGAGCATCCCTCGGCACAGCAGCACGGAAGGCACTTTGCCCTGCGTGACCGCTCCTGCTTCGAAGTATTCGCCTATTCACTGCATCAAGGTGAGGGTGAATTAAGAAAACGCATCGTTGAATCCTGCGATGAATTCAGGGAAGTCTCAGAACTTGGCGATAGGGAAATTGCCGCCTGTATTGCGTATGACGGTATCGATATTCTTGTTGATCTGGCGGGTCACATGGACTTCTCTCGTCCGGAGGTCCTTGCCCTGCGACCGGCTCCCCTGAGAGTGTCATACATGGGCCTGCCGGCAACGATGGGACGGGAACTGATCGACTACCGCATTACCGATCACTTCACCACTACGCATGAGGAGATTGCATGGTGGAGCGAGAAGCTGGTTTTCCTGCCCGATACCCTGTGGATCTACAACGACCTGGAGGTGATTGACAGCAAGACGCCTAGCCGGATTGAATGCGGATTGCCGGAGCGTGGCTTCGTGTTCTGCTGCTTCAACACTGCCTACAAGATCGAACCCGACGTGTTCTCCGTCTGGATGCACCTGCTGCTGCGCGTGCCGGGCAGCGTCCTGTGGCTGCTGGAGGCCGGGCCGGAGACCAGTCGCAATTTGCTGCGCGAAGCCGCGGCGCGCGGTGTGGGGCAGGAGCGCCTGGTCTTCGCGCCGCGCCTGCCGCGGGCGGCGCACTTGGCGCGCCACGTCTGCGCAGACCTTTTTCTCGACACCTTTTACTGCGGGGCGCACACCACCACGGCGGATGCCCTGTGGGGCGGTTTGCCGGTGCTGAATTGGGCGGGGAATACCATGGCATCCCGCATCGGTGCGAGCATTGTGCGGGCGGCAGGCCTGCCGGAACTGATCGCTTCCGACCATGTTTCCTACGAGGATGCGGCGTTTCGGTTGGCGACGCATCCAGACGAGCTGGGCGCGCTGCGCGAGCGGTTGGCGCGCATGCGCGAGTCCGGCACCTTGTTTGATACGTCGCACCGCGTACGCGAACTTGACCAAGCCTTTCTGATGATGTGGGAGCGACATGCAGCCGGCCTGTCGCCCGAAAGCTTCGCCGTTCCGCCTCTCGATGGGCCAGCGCGCTGA
- a CDS encoding FecR family protein: MKLISLLHSVRLRPMLGGALLWACLGLGTALAEDAAKVDFALGEVVAVQADGTRRQLARGGKVSAGETVDTGAGRAQLRFSDGAMVSLQPQTQFRIDAYEFKGQPDGSEKGFFSLLKGAMRTITGAIGKTDRKAYRLDTAVATIGIRGTEYAVAYGNSITVTTNSGLVEVCNSAGCLLVEAGQSAFVPDANTLPLLTRRSALDPLLAPPATPVPGFSSGDSPELIAPPHKPPHQLPPEPISPPPYQGPRM, from the coding sequence ATGAAGCTTATTTCCTTACTGCATAGTGTCCGGCTTCGGCCAATGCTTGGCGGCGCGTTGCTGTGGGCATGCCTCGGGCTCGGGACGGCGCTGGCAGAAGATGCCGCGAAGGTCGATTTTGCGCTCGGCGAAGTCGTTGCGGTGCAGGCGGATGGCACGCGGCGACAGCTTGCGCGCGGAGGAAAAGTCAGTGCCGGCGAGACGGTGGACACCGGCGCCGGACGGGCGCAGTTGCGCTTTTCCGACGGAGCCATGGTTTCGCTGCAGCCGCAGACGCAATTCCGCATTGACGCCTATGAATTCAAGGGCCAGCCGGACGGTAGCGAGAAGGGCTTTTTCAGCCTGCTGAAGGGAGCAATGCGCACCATCACGGGTGCCATAGGCAAGACGGATCGCAAGGCTTACCGGCTTGACACGGCGGTGGCCACCATCGGCATTCGCGGCACCGAGTATGCGGTGGCCTACGGGAACAGCATTACCGTAACGACGAATTCCGGCCTGGTCGAGGTCTGCAACAGCGCCGGCTGTCTGCTGGTGGAAGCGGGACAATCGGCCTTTGTGCCGGACGCCAACACCTTGCCGCTACTGACCCGGCGCAGCGCCCTGGATCCGCTTTTGGCTCCTCCCGCCACGCCGGTGCCAGGCTTTTCTTCCGGCGACAGCCCGGAACTGATCGCACCACCCCACAAGCCGCCGCACCAGCTTCCCCCGGAACCGATCTCGCCACCGCCGTATCAGGGGCCGCGCATGTAG
- a CDS encoding dihydrofolate reductase, which translates to MDQARKPRLSLIAAVAANGVIGSDNALPWRLPEDLKRFKALTLGHPVIMGRRTHESIGRPLPGRRNIVVSRNAAYSAEGCEVAASLDEAIKACISAGDEIFVIGGAQIYAAAMPVAQRLYLTEIRREFPGDARFPAIDRIGWQEKNRERLSTPEGLEFDFVVYDRMP; encoded by the coding sequence ATGGATCAAGCCCGCAAACCCCGCCTTTCCCTCATCGCTGCCGTTGCCGCAAACGGCGTTATCGGCAGCGACAACGCCCTGCCCTGGCGTCTGCCCGAGGACCTGAAGCGCTTCAAGGCGCTGACGCTGGGCCATCCTGTGATCATGGGCCGCAGGACACATGAGTCAATCGGCCGCCCCTTGCCCGGACGGCGCAACATCGTCGTTTCGCGCAATGCGGCATACAGTGCAGAGGGCTGCGAAGTCGCCGCTTCACTCGATGAGGCAATCAAGGCCTGCATATCAGCCGGCGATGAAATCTTCGTTATCGGCGGCGCGCAGATCTATGCCGCAGCAATGCCCGTGGCGCAGCGCCTCTACCTTACCGAAATCCGGCGTGAATTCCCGGGAGACGCACGATTCCCGGCAATCGACCGCATTGGCTGGCAGGAAAAGAACCGTGAACGGTTAAGCACGCCAGAAGGTCTGGAGTTCGATTTCGTCGTCTACGATCGCATGCCATAG